ACCCGCGGGACTCCAAGATCGGCCTGACGGCCAAACAGGTCGGCCTGGGCAAGCACGGCTGGCTCCAGGAGGACCGCGAGAAACGCGAGAGCCCGGCGGAAGCCGGTGATTCCTGATGGCGGACCGGCTCGTCTGTCGCGACTGTCACCGCGTCCAGGGCGCCGAGGTCGAGAGCCAGTGTGAGGCCTGTGGCGGCACGTCGCTGACCGAGGACTGGGCGGGGTACGTCGTCATCGCCCACCCCGAGGAATCCGAGATCGCCCGCGAGATGGAGGTCACGGAGCCGGGCCAGTACGCGCTGAAGGTCCGCTGAGCGTGGCCGACGTCGTCCTCGAACTCCCGGAGGACCTGCGAGGCGAACTCAAGGAGCCCTTTGGCTCGCTGCATACCGACGCGGCGACGCTGCTTTCTGTCGCCGGCGACCCGCTGGTCGCCGTCGGCGACATCGTCACCTACCACCTGCTCGAGGCTGGCCGGGTCCCGGACGTCGCCTTCGTCGACGAGCGCACCAAGCGGACCGCCGTCGACGAGGAGGTCCGGGCGGCCGTCGCCGGGTTCGACCGCCGCGTCGACGTCGAGAACCCGCCGGCGACGCTCACGCGGGACCTGCTCTCGGCGCTCGTCACCGCGCTCGAGACCGACGGGACCACGCTCGTCCACGTCGACGGCGAGGAGGACCTGGCGGCGCTCCCGGCGATTCTCGCCGTCCCCGCCGGCGGGGTCGTGGTCTACGGCCAGCCCGACGAGGGGATGGTGCTCGTCAGGGGCGACGCGGCGACCACCGAACGGGTGGAGGCGCTACTCGACCGGATGGACGGCGACGCAGCACTGGCTCGCTCGCTGCTGTCCGACTGACTACTCGGGACGGGGCACGCTCAGGTTCTGCATCTCGGCCCCACACTTCTCGCAGGTCACTGCGGAGAGCTCGCTACAGAGGCGCGTCCCGCAGTCGGGGCACTCGAAGAGTCGCTCGTTGTCGTCACACGGTGCCGGGTCTGACCAGGTTGGCATCCTTGAGCGTAATACCTCGCGAATGCGCTTAAACTTTGGTATGGAGTCGCATACCGTGGACGAACGTCCACCGACGGTGGACGAACGGTCACTCCAGCAGGTGGACGTGCCGGACCAGCGACCGGTGGACCCGCCGCTCGAAGCGGTCGGCGAGCGTCCACCCGGCGGTCTCGGCGGCCGCCGTCCACTCGCGGTCGGCGACCAGGACACAGCGGTCGGCGACTCGCCGTGCCTCGGCGAGCGCACCGGAAACGAGGGGGTCGAGGTCGCCCTCGATGCGGGACTGGCGGCCGTAGGGCGCGTCGAAGACGACGGCGTCGACGGCGTCGTCAGCGAGGGGCAGGCGCGCGGCGTCGGCCCGGAGGAGGTCCCAGCGGCCGGGTGGGGGGCCTGAACCGTCCGGGTGACTGGTTGCCGGGAGGCCGTGGCGCAGGTTCTCGCGCGTCCCGCGCACCATCTTTTCCTGTGCGTCGCTCCCGACTACGTCGGCGCCGACGAGGCCCGCCTCGAGCAGGATGCCGCCGGTGCCACACATCGGGTCGAGCACCGTCGCGCCGGGCCGGGCGCCCGCGAGGTTGACCAGCGCGCGCGCCTCCAGCGGGTCCATGCTCCCGGGCTGGAAGAACGGCCGGTCGGTGGGCTGGCGCTCGCCGAAGTCCCGGTGGCTCTCGACGGCGAGCCACCCCAGCGCACAGCAGGCCTCGCCCGCGTCGGACTCCTCGTCGCCCGCGGGGTCGGCGAAGTAGGCGTAGAGCGTGTGGTCGGGGGTCTCCAGGTCGACGGCGAACCCGCGGTCCGTGAGGGCGCCGCCCAGCGCCCGCTCGGCCGCCTGCGTGTCGACGTCGGTGCTCCCCCTGACGTCGACGGCACGCACCGCGACGGTCCCCGAGCGGTCGACGCTCGCCGTCTCGAGTACGGCCCGCGCGCTCTCGACGTCCGGGTCGCCGGTCCCGACGAGTTCGCAGGCTCGATGCGTGTAGGCGAGCGACGCCACGCGGTCGGTGACCCCGCGGGCCGTCGCCAGGCCGGGCGCGAGCGGCGTGACGGCGCTGGCGGCACTCGTGGCCTCCCGGGTCGCGAACGCGTCGTCCTGCCCGCCGAGTTCGAGCACGTACACGCCGCTACTGTCCGTCCGGACGGCTATCAGCGTGCCGGTCCGCGCCGTCCGGGTCGGATATAAACAGTTCCTCTCAGCGGTGTGACTGGTGTGACCGGCGACGTGTCAGTCTACGCCATGAACCTTTATAAACCTT
The DNA window shown above is from Haloarcula halobia and carries:
- a CDS encoding rubrerythrin-like domain-containing protein translates to MPTWSDPAPCDDNERLFECPDCGTRLCSELSAVTCEKCGAEMQNLSVPRPE
- a CDS encoding methyltransferase domain-containing protein — its product is MYVLELGGQDDAFATREATSAASAVTPLAPGLATARGVTDRVASLAYTHRACELVGTGDPDVESARAVLETASVDRSGTVAVRAVDVRGSTDVDTQAAERALGGALTDRGFAVDLETPDHTLYAYFADPAGDEESDAGEACCALGWLAVESHRDFGERQPTDRPFFQPGSMDPLEARALVNLAGARPGATVLDPMCGTGGILLEAGLVGADVVGSDAQEKMVRGTRENLRHGLPATSHPDGSGPPPGRWDLLRADAARLPLADDAVDAVVFDAPYGRQSRIEGDLDPLVSGALAEARRVADRCVLVADREWTAAAETAGWTLADRFERRVHRSLVRHVHLLE
- the spt4 gene encoding transcription elongation factor subunit Spt4, translating into MADRLVCRDCHRVQGAEVESQCEACGGTSLTEDWAGYVVIAHPEESEIAREMEVTEPGQYALKVR
- a CDS encoding GTP-dependent dephospho-CoA kinase family protein, translating into MADVVLELPEDLRGELKEPFGSLHTDAATLLSVAGDPLVAVGDIVTYHLLEAGRVPDVAFVDERTKRTAVDEEVRAAVAGFDRRVDVENPPATLTRDLLSALVTALETDGTTLVHVDGEEDLAALPAILAVPAGGVVVYGQPDEGMVLVRGDAATTERVEALLDRMDGDAALARSLLSD